The window CTGTCGGACAAGTATTGTGCAATGAATGCAATCTTGTCATGGGATATCTTGATAGGTTCCTCTAAGAGTTCGCTTGTGTCAACATTGATTTCACCTACATTTCCAGGGTGAATTGTTCCTGCCTCCTCAAAGAATGAATAGATTGGGCAGAAATCGTGACACCAATAGCAAACTACACATTTTAAAGGATCAAGTTCCGGAACTTCGGTTTTCACCCATCCTTCCTTAAGCTTTACAGGGGTTTGCAAAGGTTTCATTGTAACTGCACCGGTCGGACAGACATTTGCACAACCTCCACAACCAATGCATGCTTCCTCATCGACCTTCTTGTCAGGCTCAACTGTTCCTGTCAAGATGGCATTACGAAGTTCCATATCAGTTACTCTGTCTGCAGCAAAGAGAATTCTTCTGAAATTAGTGTAAGCTCCATTAAGCATAATCTTCAATACATCTTTCATAATTATCTCTCCTCTAATTCACCCTTTCAAACTCTCTTTCGAAAATAAATGACTTAGATGGGCATATGTTCATACAAGCTCCACAGTAAATACATTTATCGTCATCGACAATGAATTTAAGATTCTTGTTCTTTGTTCCGAGATTGACTTCATCACTTGGAATGTCAACGGCATAAATCGCTTCCTCCGGACAAATGTCCTTGCATAATCCGCATTTTACACACAAGTTATCGTCAATGTAATTGAATCCACCAGAGATTTCATATTTGACGCTTGTTGTTTTTGGAATTGCATCCTTAGGACAGTGAATTGCACAGGTTTCACACATGATACATTTATCCAAGTCAACATTGATTGCCCCTCTTTGAAGGGTTATAGCATCCTCTGGACAAAGCTCAGCACATATACCACATGAAATGCAGTCATCTTTGACTTCCCCCTCCCAAGAGATTACTTGGAAACTTCTTGCCTCTTCCTTACATTCATTTACACATTTTCCACAAGATACGCAGTATCCAAAGAGCTTATTGTCTTCACTTTCTGTCAATGATGAAACAGGACAGTTGTAAATCGCTTCAAGACGTTTAGCCTTATTTTCCTCTGTATCCTCATCAAGTGAAGGGTCATATCTCAAAGCATTTTCATCTCTTATGAGTGCTGGACTGTCAAAAGTTTCCTTACACAATCCACAATTGAGGCAACTTACAATGCTTCCTTCAGCATTTGAATACAATGTGTCATCTTTAATATTACGGATAATCTTAAAGTCATCAACGCTTAATGCATCGTTTATGCAGTTTTCAACACAAGCCAAACATAAGGTACAAATGCTTTTATCGTACTCACCATCTTTCAATGCACCTGTAGGACAAACGTCTTCACATACCTTACATCCTACACAGTATCCTTCATCCTGGATAATCACTTCAATTGATCTGGTAGGACAGTAGTAAGCGCATCTTCCACATTTCACACATTTCTCGCTGTCTGTGCTGATGCAAATTCTGTCTGCTGTCTTGTCGGATTTTACAGGAAGCTTCATGCTCTCTATCTTCTTGACTCCTGCACCGAATCCAACTGTGTTTGCAACCATTTTCAATGAATTAAGCAAGACTTTCTGCTTGTCTAGAACAAGGTTATCAGTATCAACTCTTGCATTTTTAGTACAGACATCCTCACAAACACCACAGCGTGAACAGATACCTTTAACTATACCATCATCAAGATGAATGCTTTCTATAGGGCAAGTGAACTGGCAAACACCACAACCATTACATTTTGCCCTATCAACCACATATCCGCCGTATTTATTCTTAAATATAGCATGATTTGGACAAGCTTCGAAACAAGCACCACAACACATACAGCTAAAAGCCTTATTATCAACAAGGCGTATTGCTTCACTTGGACAATTTCTTATACAATCTCCTTGTCCATCACACTTATTAGTTGTTAAATACATGATTCTTCTCCTAAATAATAAGTAAGACCATTAAAAATCCCATTAACTAATGATCTCCTTTCGCTCGTCCTCCTAGTAATGCACTGCCTATCAATACACCAATGACAGCTCCCAAAAATGTGGTTGCGATTGGCACATCATTATAACCAGGGAATTGGCCTAATCCATAAGACATTAAGAGAGCACCAATTATAAGGGCTAAAATTCCACTTGCTGTAAACGTAAAGCTATTGTCAAGATTCAAATGAACCCTTGAACCTACAATGAATCCGAATATGATTGCAATGATAACCGGTCCGATTACAATATTAGCGATACTCATTCCTCTTCCTCCGCTAATTTCTTAAATTGTGAAAATGCAATTACCACTGCACTTAAACCTACAAGAACCTTGAGTCCTACTGCAATGTTTAAGTAAGGAACGATTCCTGCATGGGTTAAATCCGGATATGAGAATAATGTTGCAATAGCTTGAGGCACTTGTCCATAAAGGTTTCCACCTACATTATAAAGGTATGAACCGGTCAATGCAAGTCCTGCCAAACCAATCAATACATAAGCTAAAGCACCGATTGATTCTAAAGTTGAAATGAACCTGTGAGACAATTTCAATGGAGTGCCGTCTACACCATAAACAATAACACAGAAGATGATTGCCCCTGCAATCATAGCTCCACCTTGGAAACCTCCACCAGGAGTAATATGTCCTCCCAAAATGGTCATGATACCTAAAGCGATAATCACAATAGATATTGGAAGAGCCATAATCTTCAATATAGGACTGCTGTCCTTCTTATTCCAATTTGGAGATTTTTTTCCTTCAGCCATCATTCATCATCCCCTTCATTCATATCAGCATTTATGTTCTTGTCTAAAATCTTCCCTTTACCGAATACAAGCAATACAACAAGCACTGCAGTAACAAGAATCAGTGATTCTCCTAAAGTATCAAAAGATCTCCAATCGAATACAACCAGAGTAACCATATTTGGAGCAAGCTGTGTTCCAATGGCATTGTAAACCAAGCTTATTCCAGGTTGAATCAAGCTCTTGAATCCGTATATTGCATCGAATAATGTTGATGCAAAAATAATTGCTGCCAATGCCATAATCAATGATCTAACACTAGTAATTTTATCAGACATATTTTAACCCCCAATAAATTACTGCAACTAAAATTCCAAGAACTACAACAACATAGAATGTCATTTTTTCCAAGGAATCTGATTGCTCGGATTTTATCTTTCCTGCAAGAGGCATGTTTGTAAAGAATAAAACTGCAACTAAAAGCACTACAACAATTGAGGCAACTACACTGACATGCCTTAGGAATAATGCTGCAAGAATCAATGAAACGAATATCAGGAATTCAGCAGCTATTGCACCTGAAACATTATCCATAGTTGTAGGGTCTTTAGATAAACTTGACTTAAGTCCTTTTATTGAATCTAGGAATTTTTGATATAAAGCCATCAGATCAATCCTCCTGCAAATGGAATGAATACATCAGTTACTATATTTGGGAAAATACCTAAAGCCAAACAGATTATAAGCAATACAGCTACGGAGAAAACGGTAGCCTTTGGAATCTTGTCATGAGCAAACTTCAAGTCATTTGGCTTAGGCTGCAAGTATACTGTATGGAACGCCTTAACGAATGTGAAGAATATCACTACACTTACAATGATTGCAAGAACTGCAAGTTCAGTGTATCCTGCATCCAATGCAGCTTGCACAAGCATCAATTTACTTTGGAAACCATTGAATGGTGGAACACCA of the Methanobrevibacter ruminantium genome contains:
- a CDS encoding 4Fe-4S binding protein, which gives rise to MKDVLKIMLNGAYTNFRRILFAADRVTDMELRNAILTGTVEPDKKVDEEACIGCGGCANVCPTGAVTMKPLQTPVKLKEGWVKTEVPELDPLKCVVCYWCHDFCPIYSFFEEAGTIHPGNVGEINVDTSELLEEPIKISHDKIAFIAQYLSDRSLLSENIVQEDEKIENVGVALDKVSKIKDIQDNINEKYEKDVQRSAELNEEDSDAKTDEVSEDEGGE
- a CDS encoding 4Fe-4S binding protein translates to MYLTTNKCDGQGDCIRNCPSEAIRLVDNKAFSCMCCGACFEACPNHAIFKNKYGGYVVDRAKCNGCGVCQFTCPIESIHLDDGIVKGICSRCGVCEDVCTKNARVDTDNLVLDKQKVLLNSLKMVANTVGFGAGVKKIESMKLPVKSDKTADRICISTDSEKCVKCGRCAYYCPTRSIEVIIQDEGYCVGCKVCEDVCPTGALKDGEYDKSICTLCLACVENCINDALSVDDFKIIRNIKDDTLYSNAEGSIVSCLNCGLCKETFDSPALIRDENALRYDPSLDEDTEENKAKRLEAIYNCPVSSLTESEDNKLFGYCVSCGKCVNECKEEARSFQVISWEGEVKDDCISCGICAELCPEDAITLQRGAINVDLDKCIMCETCAIHCPKDAIPKTTSVKYEISGGFNYIDDNLCVKCGLCKDICPEEAIYAVDIPSDEVNLGTKNKNLKFIVDDDKCIYCGACMNICPSKSFIFEREFERVN
- a CDS encoding energy-converting hydrogenase B subunit J, whose translation is MSIANIVIGPVIIAIIFGFIVGSRVHLNLDNSFTFTASGILALIIGALLMSYGLGQFPGYNDVPIATTFLGAVIGVLIGSALLGGRAKGDH
- a CDS encoding MnhB domain-containing protein → MMAEGKKSPNWNKKDSSPILKIMALPISIVIIALGIMTILGGHITPGGGFQGGAMIAGAIIFCVIVYGVDGTPLKLSHRFISTLESIGALAYVLIGLAGLALTGSYLYNVGGNLYGQVPQAIATLFSYPDLTHAGIVPYLNIAVGLKVLVGLSAVVIAFSQFKKLAEEEE
- a CDS encoding EhbH gives rise to the protein MSDKITSVRSLIMALAAIIFASTLFDAIYGFKSLIQPGISLVYNAIGTQLAPNMVTLVVFDWRSFDTLGESLILVTAVLVVLLVFGKGKILDKNINADMNEGDDE
- a CDS encoding energy-converting hydrogenase B subunit G EhbG, with translation MALYQKFLDSIKGLKSSLSKDPTTMDNVSGAIAAEFLIFVSLILAALFLRHVSVVASIVVVLLVAVLFFTNMPLAGKIKSEQSDSLEKMTFYVVVVLGILVAVIYWGLKYV